A region of the Pseudomonas asiatica genome:
ACACGCAACTCTTCGGGTTGAGTCGCGTTAATCAGCATTCTTTTCATGTTGTACCGTCGGTTTCCGGGCTGCCGGAAACGGCGTTCGGCACACACGACGTCTCATGGTCGGTGCCAAGGTGCGCAAAGGGTGGCCGGGCCACCCCCGTGTCGAGCGACGTTCGGCACCAGCCGGTTGCCCAGCCTGCCGTTGTCGCGACGACGCGTCCTGTTTGCTGCGGTGCCAACAAGGCCCCGGTGGCTTCGAATTGGAATCCGAATCAACCAAGCGGGCCTTGTGCACTCAGTCAGGAGGAGGAATCAACCGTCAGCCGTGGACGCCCGGAGGCATCTGTTCAGGACCTTATCCGCTCGCCAGCCGTTCAGTGGGCTGGTGGGCCGGACGCGGTGCTACACGGTCCGAGGGCTGTGCATCTCCACCCTGCACGTATCCCTGATAATTCGGGTGCTGCCGCGCGCTGAATCCGCAACGGGTTGCATTTTTCGCCAGCGCAGGTTCTGCGCTGGCGCCATTCATGTCCAAGGCAGGTATTTCCGAAGCATTCGCCGGGCGTTGCGTGGAAGCGACGGGGCGGGCAGAGGTGCAGCGAAAAGAATCGGGTAAGCAGGTGAAACACCGCACTTGTCGTTTTTTTTCGGTCTTCTCTACACAGCGCTGGTGGCGATTCCAGGCAATTCGGTAAACTGGCGAAAACCCCGTAGGACGGCCTCGCGTCCTGGAGAATTGCGTTGGTCAGGGACCGGCTAGGAGCCTGGTGCCGCTGGCCTGCCGCTTTTGGCGGCGTTCGCGACTATAGCAGCAATGATTAAGTGCTTCAATTCCATAAAAAATTGTTATGATCCCGCCATGACGACCAATACCCCTCCGACTTCCGGCGTTCAGCTGATCGAAGTCGCGCCGGAGCTTGCCGGCCAACGCATCGACAATTTCCTCATCACGGCCCTCAAGGGCGTGCCCAAGACCCTGGTGTACCGCATCCTGCGCAAGGGTGAGGTACGGGTCAACAAGGGTCGCGTCAAGCCGGAGTACAAGATCCAGGCCGGCGATATCGTGCGGGTACCGCCCGTCCGCCTGCCGGAACGTGACGAACCGGCGCCGGTGGCCCAGGGTCTGCTGCAGCGCCTGGAAGCGGCCATCGTCTACGAAGACAAGGCGCTGATCGTGATGAACAAGCCGGCCGGCATCGCCGTGCATGGCGGTAGCGGCCTGAGCTTTGGCGTGATCGAGGCGCTGCGCCAGTTGCGCCCGGACGCCAAGGAACTGGAACTGGTGCACCGCCTGGACCGCGATACCTCCGGCCTGCTGATGATCGCCAAGAAGCGCAGCATGCTGCGTCACCTGCACGCCGCGCTGCGCGGCGACGGTGTCGACAAGCGCTACATGGCGCTGGTGCGCGGCCACTGGCCGACCTCGAAGAAGCAGGTCAACGCGCCGTTGCTCAAGAGCAACCTGCGCTCCGGCGAGCGCATGGTCGAGGTGAACGACGAGGGCAAGGAGGCGCTGACCCTGTTCCGTGTGCTGCGTCGCTTCGGCGAGTTCGCCACCATTGTCGAGGCACGCCCGATCACCGGTCGTACCCACCAGATCCGTGTGCACACCCTGCATGCCGGGCATATGATCGCTGGCGACAGCAAGTACGGCGACGAAGACTTCAGTCGTGAAATTCGTGACTTGGGCGGCAAGCGTCTGTTCCTGCATGCTTATGCGCTGACCGTACCGCTGCCGGACGGTGGCGAGCTGAAGCTCGAGGCGCCAGTGGATGAAGTCTGGGCGAAAACCGTTGAACGTCTGAGTGCGTCCTGACCTATGAAAAAAGGCTATGAGCTACTGATCTTCGACTGGGACGGCACGCTGGCCGACTCGATCGGGCGTATCGTCGAAGCCATGAACGCCGCCGCCGAGCGTGCCGGTGAGGCGCAAAGCAGCGAGAAGGCGGTCAAGGGCATTATCGGCCTGGCCCTGGGCGAGGCGATCCACACCCTGTACCCGCACCTGGCGCCTGCTCAGGTCGAAAGCTTCCGTCAGCACTATGCCGATATCTACATGGCCCTGGACCAGCAGCCCTCGCCACTGTTCGAGGGTGTGGTCGAGTCGCTGGATGCCTTCCGTGCCGAGGGGTACCGCCTGGCCGTGGCCACCGGCAAGGCGCGTCGCGGCCTGGACCGGGTGCTCAAGGCCAATGGCTGGGAGCAGTTCTTCGACATCACTCGCGCCGCCGACGAGACCCGCGGCAAGCCGCACCCGCTGATGCTCGAGGAAATTCTCGGCCATTGCGGTGTCGAACCGGGGTGTGCGCTGATGGTTGGCGATTCGGCATTCGACCTGCAGATGGCCAGCAATGCCGGCATGCACTCGGTGGCCGTGGGCTATGGTGCCATGTCGCTGCAGGCGCTGGCCGAGTTTGGTCCGCAGGTGTGCATCGATCATTTTTCCCAGTTGCGTGAGTGGCTGGGTGGTTCCGCAATTCCATTTCCAAGGTAGGTAAGCATGGCAGACGAATGGAAAGCCCCCGAGGCCGAACCCGAGGAGCGCGAAGAGCGCAAGAGCTGGAAGCTGCTGGAAAAGACCCTGCTGGCAGGTGTTCAGGAGCAGCGCCGGGCGCGACGCTGGGGGATCTTCTTCAAGTTGCTGGCCTTCGTCTACCTGTTCGGCATCCTGATCCTGTTCACACCGTTGATGGACATGGACAAGGCCGCGTCGCGCAGTGTCAGCCATACCGCGCTGGTCGAGGTGCGCGGGGTGATTGCCGACCAGGAGCCGGCCAGCGCCGACAATATCGTCAAGAGCCTGCGCGAGGCGTTCAAGGACAGCAAGACCAAGGCTGTGGTGATGCGCATCAACAGCCCGGGAGGCAGCCCGGTGCAGTCGGGTTACGTGTATGACGAAATCCGCCGTCTGCGGGCCGAATACCCGGCCATCAAGCTGTACGCGGTCATCGCCGATCTTGGCGCTTCCGGTGCCTACTACATCGCCAGTGCAGCGGACGAGATCTATGCCGACAAGGCCAGCCTGGTGGGCTCGATTGGTGTGACGGCGGCCGGTTATGGATTTGTCGGCACCATGGAGAAGCTGGGTGTGGAGCGGCGTACCTACACTGCAGGCGAGCACAAGGCCTTCCTCGATCCGTTCTCGCCGCAGAAGCCGGAAGAGACCGAGTTCTGGCAGGGCGTGCTGAATACCACGCACCAGCAGTTCATTGCCATGGTCAAGCAGGGGCGGGGCGAACGCCTGAAGGACAAGGAGCATCCGGAGCTGTTCAGTGGCCTGGTCTGGTCGGGCGAGCAGGCCAAGGAGTTGGGCCTGGTGGACGGGCTGGGCAGTGCCAGCTATGTGGCGCGCGAGATCGTGGGCGAGAAGGAGTTGGTGGACTTCACCGTGCAGGAGTCGGCGCTCGATCGCTTCTCCAAGCGTGTGGGGGCCAGTGTGGCTGAGCGCCTGGCGATGTGGATGGGCTTCCAGGGGCCGCAGTTGCGCTGATCCGGGTTGCCGGGGGCGCTTTGCGCCCCTTCGCGGGCATGCCCGCTCCCACACTGCTCGCGCAAAGCCCGCAGGTTGCACACGCCTGTGGGAGCGGGCGTGACCGCGAAGGGCCGCAGCGCGGCCCCAAAATTTCAGGGAATCACCACCCCTTCCTTGGTCAACATATCCACCAATCTAATCAGTGGTAGCCCGATCAGGCTGGTCGCATCGCACCCATGTGTGCTCTGAAACAAACTCACCCCCAGCCCCTCGGCCTTGAAGCTGCCGGCGCAGTCCAGCGGCTGTTCCGCCGCCACATAGCGTTCCACTCGCTCCCGGTCCAGTTCGCGCAGGTTCACGGTAAACGGCACGCAGTCCACCTGGCAGTGCCCGGTGGCGCTGTTCAGCAATGCCAGCCCGGTCAGGAAGCTCACCTGCTGCCCGCTGCACTCCAGAAGCTGCTCGCAGGCCCGTTCGAAGGTGTGCGGCTTGCCCAGTACCTGCTCGCCCAGCACCGCAACCTGGTCCGAACCGATGATCAGATGCCCCGGGTGGCTGCCCGCCAGGGCCTCGGCTTTTTGCCTGGCCAGCCGGCGCACCAGCTCCACCGCCGGTTCGTCATCCAGGCGCCGCTCGTCTATATCGGGGCTTGCCCAGGTGAAGGGCAGGCGCAGGCGCGCAAGCAGTTCGCGGCGGTAGGCAGAGCTGGAAGCCAGTAACAGAGGAAGCATGGTAGACTCCTGAATCAGTTGAACAAATTCTATCACGCACGATGCCGCCGAATTTCCTTTGACAGGGGCGGGGGGCATCCCTAGAATGCTGCGCCTATGTTGAATGACCCGATTCCACCTCACGTTGACCCGCGCAAATTAGCCGATCGTGGCGTAACCCTTAACGGTTCGCTGCAACTCGCTGATTTGGAAAGACTCTGCGACCCGCTTTCCGACAATGTCGGTACGGTGCAGGCGAAGTTCGATTTTGAACGAGATGAACAGCACGTGGTGGTTATCCACAGCGAGCTGGACGTCGAAGTCAAGATGGTTTGCCAGCGTTGTCTTGAGCTGGTCACCCTGCCGATCCACAGCGAATGTACATACGCCGTGGTGAAGGAGGGTGCGAATACCCAGTCGTTGCCGAAAGGCTATGACGTGCTGGAACTGGGCGAAGATCCTTTGGATCTGCAGGCATTGATCGAGGAGGAGCTTCTGCTCGCCTTGCCAATCGTGCCTGCTCATCATCCGGAAGAATGCCAGCAGCCGGCGGGCGCAGACGAGCCCGAATCGAGCAAGGACGAGGTATCGCGGTCCAACCCGTTCAGTGTTTTGGCGCAGTTAAAGCGTGACCCAAACGTTTAGGAGTTAATCAATTATGGCTGTTCAGCAGAACAAAAAATCCCGCTCTGCCCGTGACATGCGCCGTTCGCACGACGCCCTGTCGGAAAACGCGCTGTCGGTAGAGAAAACCACCGGTGAAGTACACCTGCGTCACCACGTATCGCCAGAAGGCGTATACCGTGGTCGCAAAGTGGTCGACAAGGGCGCTGACGAGTAATCCTTGTCCGCTCAGATCATCGCGATCGACGCAATGGGCGGGGACTTCGGTCCCCGCAGCATTGTCCAGGCTAGCATTGCCTGCCTTTCGGCTACCCCCTCGCTGCACCTGACCCTCGTCGGTCAACCCTCCCTCCTTGAAGATCTTGTCAGCGGCCTTGCGGCTGCGGATCGCGCGCGCCTGCAAATCGTGGCCGCCAGCGAGGTGGTCGGCATGGACGAGCGGCCATCCCAGGCGCTGCGCGGCAAGCCGGACTCGTCGATGCGCATCGCCCTTGAACTGGTGCGCGACGGCAAGGCTCAGGCCTGCGTCAGCGCCGGCAATACCGGGGCGCTGATGGCGCTTTCGCGTTTCGTGCTCAAGACACTGCCGGGTATCGACCGGCCGGCCATGGTGGCGGCGATCCCGACCCAGACCGGTTACTGCCAGTTGCTCGACCTTGGCGCCAACGTCGACTGCAGCGCCGAGAACCTCTACCAGTTCGCCGTGATGGGCTCGGTGGCCGCCCAGGCCCTGGGTGTGCAGCGGCCGCGCGTGGCGCTGCTTAACATCGGTACCGAAGACATCAAGGGCAACCAGCAGGTCAAACTGGCGGCCAGCTTGTTGCAGAACGCCCGCGGGCTCAACTACATAGGCTTCGTCGAAGGTGACGGGTTGTATCGTGGCGAAGCCGATGTGGTGGTGTGTGACGGGTTCGTCGGCAACATCCTGCTCAAGTCGAGTGAGGGGCTGGCGACGATGATCGGCGCGCGCATCGAGCAGTTGTTCAAGGGTGGCGTGTTGTCGCGGGCAGCCGGGGCCGTGGCCATGCCGCTGCTCAAGCGCCTGCAGGCCGACCTGGCACCGGCGCGGCACAATGGCGCGAGTTTCCTGGGGTTGCAGGGCATCGTCATCAAGAGCCATGGCTCGGCGGGGGTGCAGGGCTTCCAGAGTGCCATCCAGCGGGCGTTGATCGAGATCCAGGAAAACCTGCCGCAGCGCTTGCATGGGCGGCTCGAGGACCTGCTGTTGTAGCCAGTGCCGGCCCTTTCGCGGGTAAACCCGCTCCCACAGGTGCTCCACAACCTTCAGGTCTGTGGTAACCCTGTGGGAGCGGGTTTACCCGCGAAAGGGCCGGTGCTGAAGGAATAAAGACCTTAGGCATATCGCCGATGAAGTGCTTAAATGTGACCGCTTGGTCTGCGTATCCATCCAAGCTTTCAGATTCCGCGCCTGGCCCAAAGCCCGGCGCACCCTATCCGACGACAAGATCATAAGGGCTTGTTCAATGTCTGCATCTCTCGCATTCGTCTTTCCCGGTCAAGGTTCCCAGTCGCTGGGCATGCTCGCCGAGCTCGGCGCCGAGAAGCCAGTGATCATCGAAACCTTCAAGGAAGCGTCCGAGGCACTCGGTTACG
Encoded here:
- the rluC gene encoding 23S rRNA pseudouridine(955/2504/2580) synthase RluC; amino-acid sequence: MTTNTPPTSGVQLIEVAPELAGQRIDNFLITALKGVPKTLVYRILRKGEVRVNKGRVKPEYKIQAGDIVRVPPVRLPERDEPAPVAQGLLQRLEAAIVYEDKALIVMNKPAGIAVHGGSGLSFGVIEALRQLRPDAKELELVHRLDRDTSGLLMIAKKRSMLRHLHAALRGDGVDKRYMALVRGHWPTSKKQVNAPLLKSNLRSGERMVEVNDEGKEALTLFRVLRRFGEFATIVEARPITGRTHQIRVHTLHAGHMIAGDSKYGDEDFSREIRDLGGKRLFLHAYALTVPLPDGGELKLEAPVDEVWAKTVERLSAS
- a CDS encoding HAD family hydrolase — its product is MKKGYELLIFDWDGTLADSIGRIVEAMNAAAERAGEAQSSEKAVKGIIGLALGEAIHTLYPHLAPAQVESFRQHYADIYMALDQQPSPLFEGVVESLDAFRAEGYRLAVATGKARRGLDRVLKANGWEQFFDITRAADETRGKPHPLMLEEILGHCGVEPGCALMVGDSAFDLQMASNAGMHSVAVGYGAMSLQALAEFGPQVCIDHFSQLREWLGGSAIPFPR
- the sppA gene encoding signal peptide peptidase SppA; its protein translation is MADEWKAPEAEPEEREERKSWKLLEKTLLAGVQEQRRARRWGIFFKLLAFVYLFGILILFTPLMDMDKAASRSVSHTALVEVRGVIADQEPASADNIVKSLREAFKDSKTKAVVMRINSPGGSPVQSGYVYDEIRRLRAEYPAIKLYAVIADLGASGAYYIASAADEIYADKASLVGSIGVTAAGYGFVGTMEKLGVERRTYTAGEHKAFLDPFSPQKPEETEFWQGVLNTTHQQFIAMVKQGRGERLKDKEHPELFSGLVWSGEQAKELGLVDGLGSASYVAREIVGEKELVDFTVQESALDRFSKRVGASVAERLAMWMGFQGPQLR
- a CDS encoding Maf family protein, with protein sequence MLPLLLASSSAYRRELLARLRLPFTWASPDIDERRLDDEPAVELVRRLARQKAEALAGSHPGHLIIGSDQVAVLGEQVLGKPHTFERACEQLLECSGQQVSFLTGLALLNSATGHCQVDCVPFTVNLRELDRERVERYVAAEQPLDCAGSFKAEGLGVSLFQSTHGCDATSLIGLPLIRLVDMLTKEGVVIP
- a CDS encoding YceD family protein, coding for MLNDPIPPHVDPRKLADRGVTLNGSLQLADLERLCDPLSDNVGTVQAKFDFERDEQHVVVIHSELDVEVKMVCQRCLELVTLPIHSECTYAVVKEGANTQSLPKGYDVLELGEDPLDLQALIEEELLLALPIVPAHHPEECQQPAGADEPESSKDEVSRSNPFSVLAQLKRDPNV
- the rpmF gene encoding 50S ribosomal protein L32 gives rise to the protein MAVQQNKKSRSARDMRRSHDALSENALSVEKTTGEVHLRHHVSPEGVYRGRKVVDKGADE
- the plsX gene encoding phosphate acyltransferase PlsX, which gives rise to MSAQIIAIDAMGGDFGPRSIVQASIACLSATPSLHLTLVGQPSLLEDLVSGLAAADRARLQIVAASEVVGMDERPSQALRGKPDSSMRIALELVRDGKAQACVSAGNTGALMALSRFVLKTLPGIDRPAMVAAIPTQTGYCQLLDLGANVDCSAENLYQFAVMGSVAAQALGVQRPRVALLNIGTEDIKGNQQVKLAASLLQNARGLNYIGFVEGDGLYRGEADVVVCDGFVGNILLKSSEGLATMIGARIEQLFKGGVLSRAAGAVAMPLLKRLQADLAPARHNGASFLGLQGIVIKSHGSAGVQGFQSAIQRALIEIQENLPQRLHGRLEDLLL